A single region of the Vicia villosa cultivar HV-30 ecotype Madison, WI linkage group LG4, Vvil1.0, whole genome shotgun sequence genome encodes:
- the LOC131597952 gene encoding uncharacterized protein LOC131597952, with amino-acid sequence MVAQAGNFSAVGWVWNSVASFCVRGSNSEFLWQELSDNIQHIVPLANVVDAFAWNCNAEGVFIVKSCYDWFKPELSDPTISAIIAKAAAFLWKIKAPPKILFFGWKVIHNILATKDQLINSGMFLDPCDHLCVFCLMEVECLPHILGGCSVVSNIWRKVYELIGSFDDLTLEEFEGFFSIAEKLKNKEKNIVVSVIWLATAWCIWNRRNTIIFINDSLSFRECMSEVIFSSWSWLLSYYKLRDLCNFHT; translated from the coding sequence ATGGTAGCTCAGGCTGGGAATTTTAGCGCGGTAGGTTGGGTCTGGAATAGTGTTGCCTCCTTCTGTGTTAGGGGCAGCAATTCTGAGTTTTTGTGGCAGGAACTGAGTGATAATATTCAGCATATCGTCCCTTTGGCTAATGTTGTGGATGCCTTTGCATGGAACTGCAACGCGGAAGGCGTGTTCATAGTTAAGTCCTGTTATGACTGGTTTAAACCAGAGCTGTCTGACCCTACAATTAGCGCCATTATCGCCAAAGCTGCTGCATTTTTATGGAAGATTAAAGCTCCTCCAAAAATACTTTTCTTCGGGTGGAAGGTGATTCATAATATACTCGCAACTAAGGATCAATTAATAAATAGTGGAATGTTTTTAGACCCTTGTGATCATCTTTGTGTCTTTTGTTTGATGGAGGTTGAATGCTTACCGCATATATTAGGGGGCTGCAGTGTTGTTTCTAACATTTGGAGGAAAGTTTATGAGTTGATTGGTTCGTTTGATGATTTAACTTTGGAGGAGTTTGAGGGGTTTTTTAGTATTGCGGAGAAGCTGAAGAATAAAGAAAAGAATATTGTGGTCTCGGTCATTTGGTTGGCAACAGCGTGGTGTATTTGGAATAGAAGGAACACAATCATTTTTATTAATGACTCTTTAAGTTTCAGAGAATGCATGTCAGAGGTTATTTTTAGTTCTTGGTCGTGGCTTCTCTCTTATTATAAGTTAAGGGATCTTTGTAACTTCCACACCTGA